Proteins co-encoded in one Flavobacterium fluviale genomic window:
- a CDS encoding TMEM143 family protein, translating into MTREHYIPFNKEFLLEKQIAAFAEDQQKAADFRKLFDIIEHYYHYESFNLNRNLKQHYALYDPDLSEKEREGFIGKSDFGVFKQTLLKVLERGNYYRINDEILKEAFEESDLIGLKLSIDFNAFKDYELYARGHHKAKEKVKKYFFWKKEVEIEYYDRVLIYLNYSDADYLTAKKVKLGKMPIDPGSIALKIFKRVPKNDLETIFPNAIPKMSLKDKMLLWVPGVFGGISLLSAKVIPALINMYDAYQTGETIDLLNSKTSLNQGLIALGILAAYCFRQYNNFINKKIRYSKTLSDSLYFKNVGNNSGAFYSLLNSSEEEALKETILAYAFLNRSQNGLTAEELDSQIESWFSSHLKTELDFDVNDALLKLKSIGIGIETNGKWQVIPLNEALIKIDELWDSVFEYNQK; encoded by the coding sequence ATGACACGAGAACATTATATTCCGTTCAATAAAGAATTTTTACTGGAGAAGCAAATTGCAGCTTTCGCCGAAGACCAGCAAAAAGCTGCAGATTTTAGAAAGTTATTTGATATTATCGAACATTATTATCATTACGAATCTTTTAATCTTAACCGAAACTTAAAACAGCATTACGCCCTTTACGACCCCGATTTGAGTGAAAAAGAACGTGAAGGTTTTATTGGAAAAAGTGATTTTGGAGTTTTTAAACAAACCTTACTTAAAGTTTTAGAACGCGGCAATTATTACAGAATTAACGACGAAATTTTAAAAGAAGCCTTTGAAGAATCTGATTTGATTGGTTTAAAGCTTTCCATAGATTTTAATGCTTTTAAAGATTACGAATTATACGCAAGAGGTCATCATAAAGCAAAGGAAAAAGTCAAGAAATATTTTTTCTGGAAAAAAGAAGTTGAAATCGAATATTACGATCGTGTTCTTATCTATCTCAATTACAGTGATGCAGATTATTTAACGGCAAAGAAAGTCAAATTAGGAAAAATGCCAATTGATCCAGGTTCAATTGCCTTGAAAATATTTAAGCGTGTTCCTAAAAACGATCTTGAAACGATATTTCCAAATGCAATTCCGAAAATGTCCTTGAAAGACAAAATGCTGCTTTGGGTTCCTGGCGTGTTTGGTGGAATTTCCCTTTTAAGTGCCAAAGTAATTCCCGCGCTTATCAATATGTATGATGCATACCAAACCGGCGAAACTATTGATTTATTGAACAGTAAAACCTCCTTGAACCAAGGATTAATTGCTTTGGGGATTTTAGCTGCTTACTGCTTCCGCCAGTACAATAATTTCATAAACAAGAAAATACGATATTCTAAAACACTTTCAGACAGTTTATATTTTAAAAATGTCGGAAACAACAGCGGTGCTTTTTACTCCCTTTTAAATTCATCAGAAGAGGAGGCTTTAAAAGAAACAATATTAGCGTATGCGTTTTTAAATAGAAGTCAGAACGGATTAACTGCCGAGGAACTTGACTCACAGATCGAATCGTGGTTTTCTTCTCATTTAAAAACCGAATTGGATTTTGACGTAAACGATGCTTTACTAAAATTAAAGAGTATTGGAATTGGAATAGAAACTAATGGAAAATGGCAGGTCATTCCGTTAAACGAAGCTCTAATCAAAATCGATGAGTTGTGGGATAGTGTTTTTGAATATAATCAGAAGTAG
- a CDS encoding putative phage abortive infection protein, with protein MDATGQFGDFIGGVIGTILSGAGFYFLYITLVEQRKSIQEQKEALENQKISFEKERFEAKFFDLIKLHRDNITDVKYRIFIKEKKETVEGRRVFNLIYKEFLESFLDVKRFCKIYEGEVYTKRKYRKKLNRIIKENNLKTTINDLVIIDISYLILYFGTGKEGAILLRHKFTNRYTEDFVYKLIKFIQLKPCKSNTEGYKSWNKFKATELPILKRSFNRIYRNRNNKAFSFTIKNYNLLENYKSVKYYGGHQYRLGHYYRHLFQCYKFLILQKTLNESEKYFYGKTLRAQLSNYEQSLLFVNSISSLGYKWEFDHEHDLEGQPIRLITFFQLIKNVSGRRLVNIDYRDFYKINYEFEER; from the coding sequence ATGGATGCCACAGGTCAATTTGGCGATTTTATAGGAGGTGTAATTGGAACAATTCTTTCTGGAGCTGGATTTTATTTTTTATATATAACACTCGTTGAACAAAGAAAATCAATACAAGAACAAAAAGAAGCTTTAGAAAATCAAAAAATATCATTTGAAAAAGAGCGCTTTGAAGCTAAATTTTTTGATTTAATTAAATTACATCGTGATAACATTACCGATGTAAAGTACCGAATTTTCATTAAAGAAAAAAAGGAAACAGTTGAAGGAAGAAGAGTCTTCAACCTAATTTATAAGGAGTTTCTTGAAAGTTTTTTAGATGTTAAGAGATTTTGTAAGATTTATGAAGGAGAGGTCTACACTAAAAGAAAATACCGAAAAAAACTAAATAGAATAATAAAAGAAAATAATTTAAAAACCACTATAAATGATTTAGTCATTATAGATATATCATATCTTATTTTATATTTTGGAACAGGAAAAGAGGGAGCGATTTTATTAAGACATAAATTCACAAATAGATATACCGAAGATTTTGTATATAAATTAATAAAATTCATTCAATTAAAACCGTGTAAATCAAATACAGAAGGATATAAAAGCTGGAATAAATTCAAAGCAACGGAGCTACCAATTTTAAAAAGGAGTTTTAACAGAATTTACAGAAATAGAAACAATAAAGCTTTTAGTTTTACTATAAAAAATTATAATCTTTTAGAAAATTACAAATCTGTCAAATATTATGGTGGACATCAATATAGACTTGGCCATTATTACAGACATTTATTTCAATGCTATAAATTTTTGATCCTACAAAAAACATTAAATGAAAGTGAAAAATATTTTTACGGAAAAACATTGAGGGCACAACTAAGTAACTATGAGCAGTCACTATTATTTGTCAATAGTATTTCTAGTCTAGGATATAAGTGGGAATTTGATCATGAGCATGATTTGGAAGGGCAACCAATACGTTTAATCACATTTTTTCAATTAATTAAAAATGTATCTGGTAGAAGATTAGTAAATATTGATTATAGAGACTTCTATAAAATTAATTACGAATTCGAAGAAAGATAG
- a CDS encoding DoxX family protein — protein MENISTTKTQNFFRILLGLFMIMAAIGHFTYQRQEFQAQVPNWVPMDKDLVVILSGIVEMAIGLALVFMTNHKVKLGIFLAVFYVMVFPGNIAQYLNRIDALGMNTDQARLIRLFFQPVLILWALWSSGALAYLRKKY, from the coding sequence ATGGAAAATATATCAACTACAAAGACGCAGAATTTTTTTAGAATTCTATTAGGGCTTTTTATGATCATGGCCGCGATTGGTCATTTTACTTATCAAAGACAAGAATTTCAGGCCCAGGTTCCTAATTGGGTACCCATGGATAAAGATCTTGTTGTAATACTTTCTGGAATCGTAGAAATGGCTATAGGGCTTGCTCTTGTTTTTATGACCAATCATAAAGTGAAACTGGGAATTTTTCTTGCGGTATTTTATGTAATGGTTTTTCCAGGAAATATCGCCCAATATTTAAATAGAATTGATGCGCTTGGCATGAACACAGATCAGGCACGTTTGATACGATTGTTTTTTCAGCCGGTTTTGATTCTTTGGGCTTTATGGTCGAGTGGGGCGCTAGCGTATTTAAGAAAGAAGTATTAA
- a CDS encoding LytR/AlgR family response regulator transcription factor, which translates to MALTYRCLIIDDESPAHKALISHISKFDELEHSGSAFNGMEAIKLLNENQYDIIFLDINMPVISGVELMELQPNRPLTIVTTAYSDFALSAYQNDAIDYLMKPISLEKFSKAIEKAKTYHSGNTIKKETVLTEKTFSYRTNGQMFTMSLSDILYIESLGNYMKLYSKKLKSPVIIYGSLSNIGEEINCSNFIQVHRSFIINTKEITSVTFKSLTLSNGEIIPVGRKYQILLDNISMR; encoded by the coding sequence ATGGCACTTACCTACCGCTGTCTCATAATCGATGACGAATCGCCGGCGCACAAAGCACTGATTTCGCACATCTCCAAATTTGACGAACTGGAACATTCCGGAAGTGCTTTTAATGGTATGGAAGCCATAAAACTTCTTAATGAAAATCAATATGACATTATTTTTCTAGACATTAATATGCCCGTAATTTCGGGAGTCGAATTAATGGAATTGCAGCCCAACCGACCGCTTACAATTGTAACAACCGCCTATTCAGATTTTGCGCTTTCGGCTTACCAAAACGATGCAATTGATTATTTAATGAAACCCATTTCGTTAGAAAAATTCTCCAAAGCCATAGAAAAAGCAAAAACCTATCATTCTGGAAACACAATTAAAAAAGAAACTGTACTTACCGAAAAGACATTTTCGTACCGCACCAACGGACAAATGTTTACTATGTCTTTGAGTGATATTTTGTACATAGAAAGTCTCGGTAATTACATGAAGTTATACAGCAAAAAGCTAAAATCGCCAGTTATTATTTACGGTTCGCTTTCTAACATTGGCGAAGAAATTAACTGCTCCAACTTTATTCAAGTCCACCGCTCTTTTATTATAAACACAAAAGAAATTACTTCAGTTACTTTTAAATCGCTTACACTTTCTAATGGCGAAATTATTCCTGTGGGAAGGAAATATCAGATTTTGCTAGATAATATTTCAATGAGATAA
- a CDS encoding sensor histidine kinase — MAYDLYERRWYNLYHTVNLKLYDYTIFAVMTIAKIYQNFFLRNLFVNTLVYLVILACVYDEIRLDGHSWAYILSKIAVGYFPCIVWITFFNVFIIKPILFKRKVKLFFTLLVVYWTCFYFFMNWFFPLVGLGNFKTLQILSLIINGTFFYFIHVVITKKIMDADKDIMNFKSELSFLKQQLNPHFLLNAMNNLYGEALAEPDKVPDRILNLSDMLRYQIEASKKDFVLVEEEIDFVKKYIEYYTFRNDRLNVNQNIEGLNKEIEIPPLFFLPLVENAVKFSAETAEPFINLDLKVKCRNLTFTLKNNYLDSGSRLSSTGIGIENLKRRLEVYGLRHDLSCKKEKNMFVVKLSIWHLPTAVS, encoded by the coding sequence AGAACTTTTTTCTACGAAATCTCTTTGTAAATACGCTTGTTTATTTGGTTATTCTCGCTTGTGTTTACGACGAAATACGACTCGACGGACACAGCTGGGCGTATATTTTGAGCAAAATTGCCGTTGGATATTTTCCTTGCATTGTCTGGATAACATTCTTTAATGTTTTCATCATCAAACCTATTTTATTTAAAAGAAAAGTTAAGCTCTTTTTTACATTACTTGTTGTGTATTGGACTTGTTTTTACTTTTTTATGAATTGGTTTTTCCCTCTTGTGGGATTAGGAAATTTTAAGACGCTTCAAATATTATCGCTAATAATCAACGGAACATTTTTTTATTTCATTCATGTGGTTATCACCAAAAAAATCATGGATGCTGATAAAGATATTATGAATTTCAAATCAGAACTTTCGTTTTTAAAACAACAGTTAAATCCCCACTTTTTATTGAATGCCATGAACAATCTGTACGGCGAAGCATTGGCAGAACCCGACAAGGTTCCAGACCGAATCCTGAATCTTTCGGATATGCTGCGTTATCAGATCGAAGCTTCTAAAAAGGATTTTGTTTTGGTTGAAGAAGAAATTGATTTCGTAAAAAAATATATTGAATATTATACCTTTAGAAATGATCGGCTAAATGTGAACCAAAACATTGAGGGCTTAAATAAAGAAATCGAGATTCCGCCCCTGTTCTTTTTACCCTTGGTAGAAAATGCCGTGAAGTTTTCTGCCGAAACAGCAGAACCTTTTATTAATCTGGATTTAAAAGTAAAATGCCGAAATTTGACTTTTACTTTAAAAAACAATTATCTCGATTCGGGTTCGCGTCTTTCGAGCACTGGAATTGGAATTGAAAATCTTAAAAGACGATTAGAAGTTTATGGCTTAAGACACGATTTAAGCTGTAAAAAAGAAAAAAACATGTTTGTTGTAAAATTAAGTATATGGCACTTACCTACCGCTGTCTCATAA